A genome region from Gigantopelta aegis isolate Gae_Host chromosome 3, Gae_host_genome, whole genome shotgun sequence includes the following:
- the LOC121392774 gene encoding toll-like receptor 13, whose amino-acid sequence MHFLFIFVSIIAVVYALVDVAASTRCAWSCKCHRKTRIAYCGKYKPGIKTIPVPPTYIRHYTFSNGNIPVLNRTMLAPLSNHSLVSLALINDSIVVLTQDVFTDFPELSSLDLSGNKIPMTLLKAAFMSVGYKLKNLMLSGMNMDVIPDDLLENNKTANIKKIILSHNKLTSFNDSFFVLMPELETLDLSYNQISSYHSDYRDENHNLRKLQLGHNWLTEIPNFCWPNGTTRYHRLQGLYVDNNLVHKLHRLSFHCLSTVQKISLNGNLMRVLENNTFSELPRLFTLQLTHLPQLRMMEELAFNSTSLYKLDLSGNSRLTFEMFPGHFPFIWATNLGELNLQDTRIMLTLSSFRSMLLQLKSVKHLNLQRTEISKLPRRTLSHLPLLRILDLQGNYLATWYPETFSNVTQLEYVNLDGNRISIINERSFPIEFRSHIKKINLGNNDFLCTCALLWFRTWMKQAITNKTIRFVNYPNRYYCKNPYHQRLEHYNPTAESCKVKNPYVVAYVSSGTFVVVVVVAALVVYYNRWNIRYFMYTMRRRRYRQLPGREVEIKFDVFVSFDSEDSDWLMEEVANFLENDLNLKLCIHERDFQGGKMIIDNIMDCMDQSEKIIMIVSNNFARSNWCQCEVKMALNQQFEIHKDVIVVIREMVDRKYMFKSLKALLATTTYIEWKEGERAKQVFRNRLQEVMTRKNDEQ is encoded by the coding sequence ATGCATTTTCTGTTCATCTTCGTTTCCATTATTGCTGTTGTGTACGCACTCGTAGACGTGGCAGCCTCGACCAGATGTGCATGGTCGTGCAAGTGTCACCGAAAAACCAGGATAGCCTATTGTGGCAAATACAAACCGGGAATAAAAACAATACCAGTTCCACCGACGTACATAAGACATTACACGTTCTCCAATGGCAACATACCTGTATTGAACAGGACGATGCTGGCTCCATTGTCAAACCATTCGCTCGTTTCTTTGGCTTTGATCAATGACAGCATCGTGGTGCTAACACAAGATGTGTTTACAGACTTCCCAGAATTAAGTTCTTTAGATCTGAGCGGAAACAAAATACCGATGACGCTGTTAAAAGCGGCCTTCATGTCCGTTGGTTACAAACTGAAAAATCTCATGCTTAGTGGCATGAACATGGACGTCATTCCAGATGATTTACTGGAGAACAACAAGACAGCTAATATCAAAAAGATTATTTTGAGTCATAACAAGCTGACATCATTTAACGATTCCTTTTTCGTCCTGATGCCGGAGCTGGAAACTCTAGATCTCAGCTACAACCAAATATCCTCTTACCACAGTGACTACCGTGACGAAAACCATAACCTGAGGAAGTTACAACTTGGTCACAATTGGTTGACAGAAATACCAAATTTTTGTTGGCCAAATGGCACAACCCGTTACCATAGACTCCAAGGTTTGTACGTCGACAACAACCTAGTCCACAAGTTACACAGATTGTCTTTTCATTGTCTTAGTACTGTACAAAAGATTTCGCTAAACGGTAATCTGATGCGCGTtctagaaaataatacatttagcGAACTTCCCCGGCTCTTCACCTTGCAGTTAACTCATCTACCCCAACTACGGATGATGGAAGAATTGGCCTTCAATTCTACGTCGCTTTACAAACTGGACCTGTCTGGCAACAGCCGGTTAACATTCGAAATGTTTCCCGGACACTTCCCGTTCATCTGGGCCACAAACCTAGGTGAGCTGAATCTCCAGGACACTCGGATAATGCTTACACTAAGTAGTTTTAGATCCATGCTGCTACAACTAAAGTCCGTAAAACACCTGAATTTACAGAGAACAGAGATATCCAAATTACCACGAAGGACACTGAGCCATCTACCGTTATTAAGGATTTTGGATTTGCAAGGGAACTATCTGGCTACCTGGTATCCCGAAACGTTCAGTAACGTAACGCAGTTAGAGTACGTAAATCTTGATGGTAATCGTATAAGTATTATTAACGAAAGGTCATTTCCGATCGAGTTTAGAAGCCACATTAAGAAAATTAACCTCGGTAACAACGACTTCCTCTGCACATGTGCCTTGCTGTGGTTTCGCACATGGATGAAGCAAGCAATAACGAACAAAACTATACGGTTCGTCAACTATCCAAACCGTTATTATTGTAAGAACCCATACCACCAGAGACTAGAACATTATAACCCCACTGCCGAATCTTGCAAAGTTAAGAATCCTTACGTCGTTGCATATGTATCATCAGGAACATTCGTTGTTGTGGTGGTTGTCGCTGCCCTGGTGGTATACTACAACCGTTGGAATATTCGATACTTCATGTATACAATGAGACGACGTCGGTATCGGCAGCTGCCTGGGCGTGAAGTTGAAATCAAGTTTGATGTCTTTGTGTCCTTTGATTCTGAGGATTCAGACTGGCTAATGGAAGAAGTGGCTAACTTTTTGGAGAATGACCTAAACCTCAAACTGTGTATTCACGAAAGGGATTTTCAAGGAGGCAAAATGATTATCGATAATATCATGGACTGCATGGATCAAAGCGAGAAGATCATAATGATTGTGTCCAACAACTTCGCCAGGAGTAACTGGTGCCAGTGCGAAGTGAAAATGGCTCTTAACCAACAATTTGAAATTCACAAGGACGTCATTGTTGTTATCCGCGAAATGGTTGACAGAAAATATATGTTCAAATCTCTCAAGGCATTGCTTGCTACCACTACATACATCGAATGGAAGGAAGGTGAAAGAGCAAAACAGGTTTTCAGAAATCGTCTGCAAGAAGTCATGACTCGTAAAAATGATGAACAGTAA